The genomic DNA AAAATTTCTTTTCTACGATATGAGCCCGTATTCTAACAAGTTTTTAACGTAAATGCAATGGTTAATAATAAATTTGTAAATAATTTAATTTATATCGTAAAGAATTCTATTAATTTATTATGGTTTTTATAAGTTAAGTTCATATTTTCATCAAATTTGATAAGATCTGATTGCTTAAAATTTGTGATTGTTCGCGAGAGAGTTTCAGGCGTAATATTCAGTATAGACGCTATTTGATTGTGTTTTAAACTAGAAAAAAGATCCGAATTTTCTACTATAAATTTTGCAACCTTGGCATCGCTCTTCAAAGTTAGTTCATTTTGTAAAACATTGTTCATAATTCTTAATTTTGAAGCCATTGACTTCAAAAGTTCAAAACAAATTTTTGGATTAGATAAGAATTCAGTTTTAAATTTAGAATAGTTTAATTTTAGCACCTCAGAATCGCTCAAAAAAATTCCGCTAGCAGGATAAGGAATGTCTTCAAAATTTACAAGCTCAGCCACCAAAGATACAGGGCGAATAGTATGTAAAAATACCTCTTTGCCTTTTGGCGTGGTTTTGTAAATTTTAATCGTTCCTTTTAGCAAGATATTTAGCCACTTTGGCTCTTCACCTTCAATAAACAAAAACTCACCTTTTTTGTAGTTTTTAACTATAGAAATAGCCTCAAGACGACCTATATCTTCATTGCTCAAATCTTTAAAAAATGGAATATCTTGGATCATTTTATCTCCTTAATCAAACAAAGATAGCTCTTGAGAGGTCCTACTCAAAACAAGCTCAAATTCGCAAAATTCACATAAAACCAAAGCATATTTGAAATCATTTAAGCTTTTTAGCTCATCTAAATTTGAAAAATAAATATCTGCTTTGATGTGGGCTAGATTTTTGGGGACACAGACCAAAATATCATCAAATTTAGCACGTAGAAAACCGGCTTCTTTGATAAAAAGTTCTTCATCGCTTTCTACTATAAAAGCTCTATGACTTGCGCCAAATGGCTTGATATTAAAAAATCTATCCACAAAAATAGGCTTAAAATGCTCAAATTCTCTTAAATCCTTAAATTTAAATTCTATATTTGCAGAGTTAAGATACGCCAAAATCTCTCCAAGCTCACTGGCGTATAAATATGGAAAGCTTAAATTTTGATAGTAATTTTGCGAACTTATCATAGTGGTGTAAAAAATGGAACTATTATTGAAAATATCAATTTTTTGTGTGGTTTTTATCTCATCAAAGCTAATACCTAGCTTTTGTAAAAAATTGACATCGCAAAAAAATAGATCTCCGTCCAAAGCGTCATAAATTTGATAAAAAATCTCTCTTAAATCATCAGCAATAAGCCTAGCATTTTTTAAATTTAAGCATTTTAAAATAGAAATTTGAACTTTACTTGCTTTGACTAGTTTGATACTCTTTTGCGTTATAAAAAACCTAATAAGCCTAAGCACGGCGCTTGGTATATTTGAGACTTTTATAAGGGCTATTTCATCGTTTTTGATAGCTAAATCTCTATCATAAATAACGGCGTAAGCTCCATTTTGTATGGCTAAGCTTATCTCTTCATTTGTAGAGTTTAAAGCGATATAAGTGGAGCTATTTTTTAAATTTGTATCAAAAGAAAATCCACCAACCATGCTAATTTTTGGAGAGTTTATCAGCTCTCCACCAACAAGACTGGTTAGATTTTGGATTCGCATATCAGCCAACGATGGCGCCGTTTTTGACTGGTGCCATAGTGCTTAGAAGTGTTAGGCTTCCATCTTCCCCACTTAGTATCATACCCTCGCTTAAATGCTTAAATATTTTAGCTGGTTTTAGATTTGCTAGGACGCAAACTTGTTTGCCGACTAATGTTTGTGGGTCATAATATTTTGCGATACCGCTGATGATTTGGCGAGGATTTGCCTCTCCAAGATCTATTTTAAATTTAAGCAATTTATCGCTGCCTTCTATGTTTGAACACTCCAAGATAGTTCCTACTTTTATCACGCATTTTTTGAAGTCATCTATCTTGATTTCTGGATCTTTTGGCTCCTCTTTTATCTCTTCTTTTGTGCCAGGCACTGCCATAAGCTCACTTTCTATTTTAGTAAATAAAGGCTCAGTTGCTTGAGATTTGAAGCTTAGAAGTTTGCTTTCCAAAACGATTTTATTAAATAAATTTGTATCTATGCTAAATCCCAAAGTCCCAGCTATTTTGGCTGAAGTTTTTGGCATCGCAGGGCTTAAAATCACAGCGACTTTTGCAAGCAAATTTGCCACAAGAGCCACAAGTGCGTTTGCCTCGTCAGTTTTGCCCTCTTTTATCAAATTCCAAGGCTCATACTTTGCAATGCTAGCATTTGCTATGTTTAGCACTTTCCAAATCTCCTCTAAATAGCGGTTTGTCGCTACTTCGTTTAGAGCTTCTAGACTTGAGTTTATATGAGATTTTGCCTCTTCTAGCTCAGCACTATAGAATTTAGCCACGTTTTCTTTATTTATTTCATAATTTGAGTATTTTGAACTCATTCCAACAATACGGCTCAAAAGATTGCCAAGATCGTTGCTAAGTTCGCTATTTATGCGGTCTATCAAGGCTCTTTGAGAAAAATCCCCATCTTGACCAAAAGGCACTTCACGAAGCAAAAAGTATCTAAACGCCTCAAGCCCATACGCATCAGCTACCTCTTTTGGATTTACGACATTGCCTATGCTTTTGCTCATTTTTTTGCCATCTCTCGTCCACCAGCCATGCGCTGCTATACTAGTAGGAAGCGGTAGCTCCAAACTCATCAAAAATGCTGGCCAATACACTGCATGAAATCTCAAAATATCTTTTCCTACTAAATGCAATGTATCGTTCCAGTAGTCCATTTTAGCATTATCTCTGCTATATCCAAGTGCTGAAATATAATTTACCAAAGCATCAAGCCATACATACATCACGTGTTTTGGCTCGTTGAGCTTAGCTGGAAGCTTTATTCCCCACTCAAAGCTAGTTCTAGTGATAGATAAATCCTTTAATCCGCCTTTTACGAAGCTTACAACCTCGTTTTTCTTGCCTTTTGGAAGTATGCATTTGTCGCTTTCATACCATTTTAAAAGCTTGTCTTGGTAGCTTGAGAGTTTGAAAAAGTAGCTTTCTTCTTTGACTATTCTTGTTTTTTTACCACAATCAGGGCAAAACTCATCATCAACTAGCTGATTTTGCGGGAAAAAGCTCTCGCAACTCACGCAGTAATTGCCCTCGTATTCACCTTTGTAAATATCACCTTTTTCATACATTTTTAAAAACGCATTTTGAGCTGTGATTTTATGATAATCATCAGTCGTGCGGATAAAATGGTCGTAGCTTATCTCAAATTCATCCCAAAGGTTTTTAAATTTAGCACTCACCTCATCGGCGTACTCTTTTGGGTTTTTGCCCCTTGATTTAGCTGCTTCTTCTATCTTTTGACCATGCTCGTCAGTGCCTGTTAAAAAGTATGTATCAAAGCCTCTTAAACGGTAATATCTAGCCATGGTATCAGCTATGATAGTGGTGTAAGCGTGTCCGATATGTGGCACGTCATTTACATAATAAATTGGTGTTGTTATAAATTTTTTCATCATCTCTCCATTAAATTTAAAAGTCAAACTCGCCACCGCGACCCTCATTCATCTTCTCATAAGTGGCATCTACATACTCTTTTCTTACTTTGCACTCAAAAAACAACTCGCAATTTGTGCAGCTATTTAAGCCATTGCTAGCTTGGCACTCTTTTAGTCTAGCAATTTTGAGCTTAAACTGCGTAAGCACAAACTCCTTTATCAAATCGCAATAATAAACATTTTTGCACTTAGCACAAATTTTTTCTTCATCTCTGACGCTTCTTTCGCGGCACAACTCTACCTCTTTTTTTTGGCTGACAAACTCACTATCATCTATGCTAAATTCTTTTAACTCAGTCATTATTTAGACTCTAAAAGCTTGTTTATTTCGTATTTTGAGCCAAAAAAGCAAGGAGTTGTTTGGTGGATTTTTTCTAGTTTTATTTCAAATAAACTTTTTGAGTTTCCATCTGTCGTAAGCCCACCTGCTCTTTCATATATAAAGGCAAATGGAAGCACTTCAAAGCTCACTCTAAGCTTGCCATGAGGTGCATCGCTTGTAGCTGGGTAGCTAAAAAGCCCACCGCCTTTTAGCAAAATTTGATGCAGATCGCTCACCATAGCGCCACTATATCTTAGGCGATAACCCTCATCAAAAAGCCCTTTGATAAAGGCTCTATGCTCGTCGCTCCAGCCTTTTTGTGTGCCACCAGTCGCATTTAGTTTGCCTTTTTCTTTTAGGTTTAAATCTTTGATAAACTTAAAACTTCCTTCACGATCAAGCCTGTAAAGTTTTGGCGTCTCAGTGCAGACGACCATTTCAAGGCGTGGTCCATAAACGCAGTAAATCGCTGCAACTAAATTTGATGGTTTTAGCTCGTTTTCATATATGCCAAATATACTTCCTACGGCAAAATTTACATCCACAAGGCTACTTCCATCAAGCGGGTCATAAGCCACGATGTATTTGCCGCTATCGTGGATTTTTAGGGCTTCTTCTTTTTCTTCGCTGATAAGCAAACGCACGCTTGAAACGCCGTCAAATTCTTT from Campylobacter iguaniorum includes the following:
- a CDS encoding class 1 fructose-bisphosphatase, whose protein sequence is MQEIIKTIEKIAVKISDELKYADLGYTDHANATGDTQLKLDVKSDNIITKEFDGVSSVRLLISEEKEEALKIHDSGKYIVAYDPLDGSSLVDVNFAVGSIFGIYENELKPSNLVAAIYCVYGPRLEMVVCTETPKLYRLDREGSFKFIKDLNLKEKGKLNATGGTQKGWSDEHRAFIKGLFDEGYRLRYSGAMVSDLHQILLKGGGLFSYPATSDAPHGKLRVSFEVLPFAFIYERAGGLTTDGNSKSLFEIKLEKIHQTTPCFFGSKYEINKLLESK
- a CDS encoding Crp/Fnr family transcriptional regulator, whose amino-acid sequence is MIQDIPFFKDLSNEDIGRLEAISIVKNYKKGEFLFIEGEEPKWLNILLKGTIKIYKTTPKGKEVFLHTIRPVSLVAELVNFEDIPYPASGIFLSDSEVLKLNYSKFKTEFLSNPKICFELLKSMASKLRIMNNVLQNELTLKSDAKVAKFIVENSDLFSSLKHNQIASILNITPETLSRTITNFKQSDLIKFDENMNLTYKNHNKLIEFFTI
- the metG gene encoding methionine--tRNA ligase gives rise to the protein MKKFITTPIYYVNDVPHIGHAYTTIIADTMARYYRLRGFDTYFLTGTDEHGQKIEEAAKSRGKNPKEYADEVSAKFKNLWDEFEISYDHFIRTTDDYHKITAQNAFLKMYEKGDIYKGEYEGNYCVSCESFFPQNQLVDDEFCPDCGKKTRIVKEESYFFKLSSYQDKLLKWYESDKCILPKGKKNEVVSFVKGGLKDLSITRTSFEWGIKLPAKLNEPKHVMYVWLDALVNYISALGYSRDNAKMDYWNDTLHLVGKDILRFHAVYWPAFLMSLELPLPTSIAAHGWWTRDGKKMSKSIGNVVNPKEVADAYGLEAFRYFLLREVPFGQDGDFSQRALIDRINSELSNDLGNLLSRIVGMSSKYSNYEINKENVAKFYSAELEEAKSHINSSLEALNEVATNRYLEEIWKVLNIANASIAKYEPWNLIKEGKTDEANALVALVANLLAKVAVILSPAMPKTSAKIAGTLGFSIDTNLFNKIVLESKLLSFKSQATEPLFTKIESELMAVPGTKEEIKEEPKDPEIKIDDFKKCVIKVGTILECSNIEGSDKLLKFKIDLGEANPRQIISGIAKYYDPQTLVGKQVCVLANLKPAKIFKHLSEGMILSGEDGSLTLLSTMAPVKNGAIVG